A genomic stretch from Bacillus sp. N1-1 includes:
- the mecA gene encoding adaptor protein MecA: MEIERVNANTLKFFITYRDIENRGFDREEIWYDRERGEELFWEMMDEAHQREQFSLEGPLWIQVQALEKGLEIIVTRAQMSNDGSKLELPISEEKQLDLPLDENMDKILDDKFALQNNYEPEDEPEPLEGEELSFMIAFRDFEDVISLSHGFDPVGVENGLYHYEDRYYLHVVFDDTLIEEDQDNRLSQLLEYGYETELTIHRIQEYGKEILSEEALEQLRGHFPLL, encoded by the coding sequence ATGGAAATCGAACGCGTCAACGCGAATACATTGAAATTCTTTATTACGTATAGAGACATTGAAAATAGAGGATTCGATCGAGAAGAAATTTGGTACGACAGAGAAAGAGGAGAAGAATTGTTCTGGGAGATGATGGATGAAGCTCATCAAAGAGAACAGTTTTCACTCGAGGGCCCTCTCTGGATTCAAGTTCAAGCTCTTGAAAAAGGACTTGAGATCATTGTCACTCGTGCTCAAATGTCAAACGACGGATCAAAACTTGAACTACCGATTTCAGAGGAAAAGCAGCTTGATCTTCCACTTGATGAGAACATGGATAAAATTCTTGATGATAAATTTGCCCTTCAGAATAACTATGAGCCAGAAGACGAGCCTGAACCTCTTGAAGGAGAAGAGCTTTCCTTTATGATCGCGTTTAGAGATTTTGAAGATGTCATTTCATTATCGCACGGATTTGATCCTGTTGGAGTTGAAAATGGTCTATACCATTATGAGGATCGTTACTATCTCCACGTTGTCTTTGATGATACATTGATAGAAGAAGATCAAGACAACCGTTTAAGTCAGCTGTTGGAATATGGATATGAGACAGAATTGACGATTCACCGCATACAGGAATACGGTAAGGAGATTCTCTCTGAGGAAGCTCTAGAACAACTCCGCGGACACTTCCCACTCTTATAA
- a CDS encoding TerC family protein: protein MFNLETITQVFFIIGIDIVLGGDNAVVIALACRNLPPSHRSKAILMGTAIAVGLRIALTIVAVYLLMLPFLLIVGSLFLLYISFKLVIDSESSENIHSTFSFWGAIRTIVVADLIMGLDNVLAIAGASEGKLPLVVFGLVISIPIIVWGSRMIMHALDHFPILIYIGAGILAFTSAKMLTSAAELKTFFYTYPSFEIATQVAFLLIVILGGWFVKKIKGNIVYIQSTK, encoded by the coding sequence TTGTTTAACTTAGAAACCATTACTCAGGTTTTCTTCATTATCGGAATTGATATTGTACTTGGTGGAGATAACGCAGTTGTGATTGCTCTCGCCTGCCGTAATCTCCCTCCCTCTCATCGAAGTAAAGCCATTTTGATGGGTACAGCTATTGCCGTTGGACTTAGAATAGCACTAACAATAGTGGCTGTCTATTTATTAATGCTCCCTTTCTTATTAATTGTCGGTAGCCTCTTTCTTCTCTACATTTCCTTCAAACTTGTGATTGATAGTGAGAGCAGTGAAAACATCCATTCAACTTTCTCTTTCTGGGGAGCGATTCGAACAATTGTAGTGGCTGATTTAATCATGGGCCTCGATAATGTGCTCGCAATAGCAGGTGCTTCTGAAGGGAAATTACCGCTTGTGGTTTTCGGATTAGTGATCTCTATCCCTATTATCGTATGGGGCAGTCGCATGATCATGCATGCCCTTGATCATTTTCCGATACTAATTTACATTGGTGCTGGAATTTTAGCCTTTACATCTGCCAAAATGTTAACAAGCGCAGCTGAATTAAAAACGTTTTTCTATACTTACCCTTCCTTTGAAATTGCCACTCAAGTTGCCTTCCTTCTTATAGTCATTCTTGGAGGCTGGTTCGTAAAGAAAATAAAAGGGAATATCGTTTACATCCAATCAACTAAATAA
- a CDS encoding globin has protein sequence MKQNMYDHIGGAKLEQLVTAFYNRVALHPELKPIFPEDLTETARKQTQFLTQFLGGPPLYSQEHGHPMLRARHLPFEITPRRATAWLSCMQEAMDEVQLDEDLKEHLLTRLTFTAHHMVNSGDQEEKGESN, from the coding sequence ATGAAGCAAAACATGTATGATCATATCGGCGGTGCAAAGCTAGAACAGCTTGTGACTGCTTTTTATAACCGGGTTGCTCTGCATCCTGAATTAAAACCAATCTTTCCAGAAGATTTAACTGAAACAGCTCGAAAACAAACCCAATTCCTAACTCAATTTCTTGGAGGTCCTCCGCTATATTCACAAGAACATGGGCATCCTATGTTAAGAGCGAGACACCTCCCATTTGAAATTACACCAAGACGAGCAACGGCATGGCTTTCATGCATGCAAGAAGCGATGGATGAGGTACAACTCGATGAAGATTTAAAAGAACATCTATTAACGCGATTAACGTTCACTGCCCATCACATGGTTAACTCGGGTGATCAGGAAGAGAAAGGAGAATCGAATTGA
- a CDS encoding ClpXP adapter SpxH family protein, translating into MEIYSFIDPLCPDCWGLEPMIKKLQLEYGHTFRIRHLVGGNIKTFNSFKRKNEGITTHADVAERWERTASRSGMSCDGDLWYEDPMDTPYIASIAIKAAELQGKLPGFNFLRKMRELLFIQKQNMTKEENLIQAAKETGLDVHEFQKDLHSQAAVKAFQCDLKISSEMEVNELPTLVFFNENIEEEGLKITGLYEYEVYVRILTEMLKTKPTPEPLPSLDAFMDRYQFVATKEVAVVYDMSCEEADAAMKKLALKQKVEKVPAKHGSFWRTVKNG; encoded by the coding sequence ATCGAAATTTATTCATTTATAGATCCGCTCTGTCCTGACTGCTGGGGTCTTGAACCAATGATTAAGAAACTACAACTTGAATATGGACATACGTTCCGTATCCGACATTTAGTTGGAGGAAACATTAAAACATTTAACTCTTTTAAAAGAAAAAATGAAGGCATCACAACACATGCTGATGTAGCCGAAAGATGGGAACGGACCGCAAGCCGTTCTGGCATGTCCTGTGACGGCGATTTATGGTATGAGGACCCTATGGACACCCCTTATATCGCATCGATCGCCATTAAGGCTGCAGAGCTTCAGGGAAAGCTACCCGGGTTTAACTTCCTTCGTAAGATGAGAGAATTACTCTTTATACAGAAGCAAAATATGACGAAGGAAGAAAATCTCATACAAGCTGCGAAAGAAACGGGCCTTGACGTTCACGAATTCCAAAAAGACCTTCATTCTCAAGCAGCTGTAAAAGCCTTTCAATGTGATTTGAAAATCTCATCTGAAATGGAAGTAAATGAACTACCTACGCTTGTCTTTTTCAATGAAAATATTGAAGAAGAAGGACTAAAGATTACGGGCCTTTATGAATATGAAGTATATGTTCGGATTCTGACCGAAATGTTGAAGACAAAGCCAACGCCAGAACCGCTGCCGTCTTTAGATGCTTTTATGGATCGGTATCAATTTGTAGCGACAAAAGAAGTCGCAGTCGTGTATGACATGAGCTGTGAAGAAGCTGACGCAGCGATGAAGAAGCTAGCACTAAAACAAAAGGTTGAGAAAGTACCTGCCAAACACGGCTCTTTCTGGCGAACTGTAAAAAATGGATAA
- a CDS encoding efflux RND transporter periplasmic adaptor subunit: MKKAVFLASMLVFASACTTEEITNQETANEPIPVEVASVDQKDISNDLELSGQATPGVTIPLAAPSPLKVTEINVTVGSTVEKGDLIAALDDSSARENVNQLTNAVNELEKAVNQAKELSGQAEKSAQELKNLQSELNHSLERSKELLSELDSEEVTAADVLKESLEVTIKQAQLSQAAAQVPSMSAGNVTQLETQLSETKASLNQAQDVLNATTIESPINGIVSQINAEENAAAVPSTPLAVVVNLNPIKATFQVNSFQISQLKKDQDVAITFDGVDGTFDGKLNAIPPTANEQTGSFLIEIPLENKDLKIKGGMKATATIQTDLIENAIVVPKESIIYGEEETFVYVPQGEKVKQINVELGAETDKNIQITSGLSKGDQVITKGKDRLNEASEIQVQK; this comes from the coding sequence ATGAAAAAGGCTGTTTTCCTTGCTAGTATGCTTGTCTTTGCAAGCGCTTGTACAACGGAAGAGATTACAAATCAAGAAACTGCAAATGAACCAATACCGGTAGAAGTGGCATCGGTTGATCAAAAAGATATTTCAAATGATCTTGAATTATCCGGTCAAGCTACCCCCGGAGTAACCATCCCTCTTGCTGCACCTTCTCCGCTTAAAGTGACGGAGATAAACGTGACGGTTGGAAGCACAGTTGAAAAGGGGGATTTAATTGCTGCTCTAGATGATTCATCTGCAAGAGAAAATGTTAATCAACTTACTAATGCAGTGAACGAACTCGAGAAGGCTGTCAATCAAGCGAAGGAGCTTTCGGGACAAGCTGAGAAAAGCGCTCAGGAACTGAAAAATCTTCAATCAGAATTAAACCATTCTCTCGAGCGCTCTAAAGAGCTTCTAAGTGAGTTAGATTCTGAAGAAGTAACAGCTGCAGATGTTTTAAAAGAAAGTCTTGAAGTGACAATCAAGCAAGCACAGCTATCACAAGCAGCTGCACAAGTACCTTCAATGTCTGCTGGTAATGTCACACAATTAGAAACACAGCTATCCGAAACAAAAGCAAGTTTGAATCAAGCACAGGATGTCTTAAATGCGACAACAATTGAATCACCTATTAATGGCATTGTTTCTCAGATTAATGCGGAAGAAAATGCAGCGGCCGTTCCAAGTACGCCTCTTGCAGTCGTCGTTAATTTAAATCCAATCAAAGCTACATTTCAGGTGAATAGCTTTCAAATATCTCAGTTAAAAAAGGATCAAGATGTAGCGATTACATTCGATGGAGTTGACGGCACATTTGATGGAAAATTAAATGCGATCCCTCCAACCGCTAATGAACAAACAGGCTCATTCCTAATCGAAATTCCTCTTGAGAATAAAGATCTAAAAATCAAAGGCGGCATGAAAGCTACCGCTACCATTCAGACTGACCTAATTGAGAATGCCATCGTTGTGCCAAAAGAATCGATCATCTATGGTGAAGAAGAAACGTTTGTGTACGTGCCTCAAGGTGAGAAAGTAAAACAAATCAATGTTGAACTTGGTGCAGAAACTGATAAAAACATCCAAATTACAAGTGGCCTTTCAAAAGGTGATCAAGTGATTACAAAAGGAAAAGACCGCTTAAATGAGGCATCCGAAATCCAGGTACAGAAGTGA
- the spxA gene encoding transcriptional regulator SpxA, whose product MVTLYTSPSCTSCRKAKAWLQEHDIPFTERNIFSEPLTIEEVKEILRMTEDGTDEIISTRSKTFQELNLNLDTVSLQELFELISEHPGLLRRPIILDEKRLQVGYNEDEIRRFLPRKVRTFQLQEAQRLVN is encoded by the coding sequence ATGGTAACACTCTATACATCTCCAAGCTGCACATCTTGCCGAAAAGCAAAAGCGTGGTTGCAAGAGCATGATATTCCGTTTACAGAACGAAATATTTTTTCCGAGCCTCTAACAATCGAAGAAGTGAAAGAAATTCTACGGATGACGGAAGACGGAACAGATGAAATTATATCAACTCGCTCTAAAACATTCCAGGAATTGAACTTAAATCTTGATACGGTTTCATTACAGGAATTGTTTGAACTGATTAGCGAGCATCCCGGATTGCTTCGCCGTCCGATTATTTTGGACGAAAAACGACTTCAGGTTGGGTATAACGAAGATGAAATTCGTCGTTTCCTACCTAGAAAAGTTCGTACGTTTCAACTTCAAGAGGCACAGCGTCTCGTTAATTAA
- the pepF gene encoding oligoendopeptidase F, with the protein MEEKKVNALPKRDEIPVEDTWELEAIYENDQQWEEEFKEIKALLPEMKEYKGKLAESADKLYNALQKQDEITIKLGKLYTYAHMRYDQDTTNSQYQGLNDRAANLATQVSSELAFVVPEILSVPEETIKQYLSDKEELKLYEHTLDEINRERPHVLSKEEEAILAGVSDVTSSSSNTFGMLNNADMKFPTIKDENGEEVEVTHGRYIRFLESSDRRVRKDAFKAVYDTYGKFKNTFASTLSGAVKKDNYYAKVRNYDSARQAALDSNNIPEDVYDNLIETVHNRLDLLHRYVKLRKKALGLDELHMYDMYTPLVSEVKMEVSYNEAKEYIVKGLEPLGEEYKNILEEGFANRWVDVQENVGKRSGAYSSGTYGTRPYILMNWQDNVNNLFTLAHEFGHSVHSYYTRENQPYPYANYSIFVAEVASTTNESLLNHYLLENTSDKKEKLYLLNHYLEGFRGTVFRQTMFAEFEHMIHKKAQDGEPLTPDLLSSLYFDLNKKYFGEDLVIDDEIALEWARIPHFYYNYYVFQYATGFSAAASLSNQILEEGDEAVSRYIDFLKAGSSDYPIEVLKKAGVDMTSSKPISDALDVFESILNEMENLLFEA; encoded by the coding sequence ATGGAAGAGAAAAAAGTAAATGCACTACCTAAAAGAGATGAAATTCCAGTAGAAGATACGTGGGAATTAGAAGCGATCTATGAAAACGATCAGCAGTGGGAAGAGGAATTTAAAGAAATAAAAGCGCTTCTTCCAGAAATGAAGGAATATAAGGGAAAGCTTGCAGAGTCAGCTGATAAGCTATATAACGCTCTTCAAAAACAAGATGAAATTACAATTAAACTTGGTAAGCTTTATACATACGCTCATATGCGCTATGACCAGGATACAACGAATTCGCAATATCAAGGGCTTAATGACCGAGCAGCTAATCTTGCAACACAAGTTAGCAGTGAGTTGGCGTTTGTTGTACCAGAAATTTTAAGCGTACCTGAAGAGACGATTAAGCAATATTTGAGTGACAAGGAAGAATTAAAGCTCTATGAGCACACCCTTGATGAAATTAACCGAGAGCGGCCACACGTTCTTTCAAAGGAAGAAGAAGCGATCCTAGCAGGTGTGAGCGATGTTACAAGCAGTTCTAGTAATACGTTCGGTATGCTAAACAATGCAGATATGAAGTTTCCAACCATTAAAGATGAAAATGGCGAAGAAGTCGAAGTTACACACGGGCGATACATCCGTTTTCTTGAAAGTAGCGATCGACGTGTAAGAAAAGATGCGTTTAAAGCTGTTTATGACACGTATGGTAAATTTAAAAATACGTTTGCATCGACTTTAAGTGGCGCAGTAAAAAAAGATAATTATTATGCAAAAGTGAGAAATTACGATTCAGCAAGACAGGCAGCGCTTGATAGTAATAACATTCCGGAAGATGTTTACGACAACCTGATCGAAACCGTGCATAACCGCTTGGATTTGCTACATCGATATGTAAAGTTACGTAAGAAAGCGCTTGGACTTGATGAGCTTCATATGTATGATATGTATACACCTCTCGTCTCTGAAGTGAAAATGGAAGTTTCTTATAACGAAGCAAAAGAGTATATCGTAAAAGGGTTAGAACCACTTGGTGAAGAGTACAAGAACATCCTTGAAGAAGGATTTGCCAATCGCTGGGTAGATGTTCAAGAGAACGTTGGGAAGAGAAGTGGGGCTTACTCTTCTGGAACTTACGGTACGCGTCCTTATATTTTGATGAACTGGCAAGATAATGTAAATAATCTCTTTACGCTTGCTCACGAGTTTGGTCACTCGGTTCATAGTTATTATACGAGAGAAAACCAGCCATACCCGTATGCGAACTATTCAATTTTTGTAGCGGAAGTAGCTTCCACAACGAATGAATCATTGTTAAATCATTATTTACTTGAAAATACTTCAGATAAAAAAGAAAAGCTTTACTTATTGAATCACTATTTAGAAGGATTTAGAGGAACGGTGTTTAGACAAACAATGTTTGCTGAGTTTGAGCATATGATTCATAAGAAAGCACAGGACGGTGAGCCGCTAACGCCTGATTTACTTTCATCTCTTTACTTTGATTTAAACAAGAAGTATTTTGGGGAAGATCTTGTGATTGATGACGAGATTGCTCTTGAATGGGCGAGAATTCCTCATTTCTATTACAACTATTATGTATTCCAATATGCCACAGGATTTAGTGCAGCAGCGTCACTCTCAAATCAAATTCTTGAAGAAGGGGACGAGGCTGTCTCAAGATATATTGATTTCTTGAAAGCAGGTAGCTCGGACTATCCAATTGAGGTACTAAAGAAAGCTGGCGTGGATATGACTTCATCTAAGCCAATCAGTGATGCGTTGGACGTATTTGAATCCATTCTAAACGAAATGGAAAACTTGTTGTTCGAAGCCTAA
- a CDS encoding efflux RND transporter permease subunit, with translation MNIAKLSVFRPIAMGMVIIFILIIGTVSLRNMPVDLFPDLTFPVAAVTVTYEGAGPEEVENLLASPLENVMGTLPNVESISSVSQNGGALILVSFEWGTDMDFATLNMREQIDAVRDSLPSEVPIPKVLRFNPSDIPIMQLGVAGSEEDLTAVKKVIEDQIKPSLDSVPGVAAVTIEGQLEKEIRLTADPDKLSQYGVTLTNLQQLIGSENLNLPSGSIETENKNLPLRVTGEFKSVDDLKNLSVPTENGTVKLNQLVEIEEMMKPAVQESFLNGEPAIGFSIQKQSGANTVQVVKQVNDKLEEIQPSLPENMEIKTVFDQAKFINQSIRAVVWNIIIGSLLAAAVLYLFLRNIRSTLIIGLSIPISIVGAFILMYFSGQTINLLTLGGLALGVGMMVDNSIVILENIYRLRQEGKSLKEAAVEGTKEVGSAIIASTLTTVVVFLPIVFVTGLAAQLFKPLALAVTFSLLASLFTALIIVPLLSSLLMNRNESKSIFQLKFDRVNNWYRRVLDKTLSHPKKTVGFTVLLLAISAAGTPFIGTEFLPAQDQSFVNISANLPAGSSLDATENVTEEIDNVLNSIPEVDLSYLTAGGSDNFSIGAGSQTNRATYSVLLVPIDERDQSDLEVAEDIRKKLKDIPNADISVSASDSGFSADPISINIIGPDLDVLKELSDDVMKSISEVDGVREPTSSIESNNPEVQILIDREKAASYGIGSSQISTAISNATKGLVASNLARDGNQLDIRLAVEDKYTESLDSLSSLLIETQTGEKVPLSAVAEIERGLGPSEITRTDRLRQVEITASLLGRDLGTVTDEIREKLVKDVPLPGNSYKITFGGQDEQMNDAFFKLSGALALAIVLVYMVMAGQFESFLYPFIIMFSVPLTAIGIIFGLLISFQPLGVGSLVGMLILTGIVVNNAIVLVDYINKLRETGMNTREAILEAGPIRLRPILMTALTTILGLVPLSLGFGEGTEIQQPMAIVIVFGLSVATFITLVFIPVVYYLIDLRRQKRLEKKIEMDQ, from the coding sequence ATGAATATTGCTAAGCTTTCCGTGTTTCGCCCCATTGCCATGGGGATGGTCATTATTTTCATTCTCATCATCGGAACCGTTTCACTTCGAAACATGCCGGTCGACCTTTTTCCAGATTTAACGTTTCCAGTAGCTGCGGTAACAGTTACTTATGAAGGCGCTGGACCTGAAGAGGTTGAGAATCTACTCGCCTCCCCTCTTGAAAATGTAATGGGTACTCTTCCAAACGTCGAAAGCATTTCTTCCGTCTCGCAAAATGGCGGAGCGTTAATCCTCGTTTCATTTGAGTGGGGTACCGACATGGATTTTGCAACACTTAATATGCGGGAACAAATTGATGCAGTGAGAGATTCACTTCCATCTGAAGTTCCGATTCCGAAAGTACTTCGTTTTAATCCAAGTGACATTCCTATTATGCAGCTTGGTGTTGCCGGCTCAGAAGAAGACCTTACCGCTGTCAAAAAAGTGATTGAAGATCAAATTAAACCATCACTCGACTCCGTTCCTGGAGTTGCTGCCGTTACCATTGAAGGACAGCTTGAAAAAGAAATTCGATTAACGGCTGATCCCGATAAATTAAGTCAGTATGGGGTTACACTAACAAATTTACAGCAGCTAATTGGCTCAGAGAATCTTAACCTACCGAGCGGGTCCATCGAAACCGAAAATAAGAACTTACCGCTTCGTGTGACTGGCGAGTTTAAATCTGTAGATGATTTAAAGAACCTATCCGTTCCAACAGAAAATGGTACGGTAAAGCTCAATCAGCTCGTTGAAATTGAAGAGATGATGAAACCTGCTGTTCAAGAAAGTTTCCTAAACGGTGAACCTGCGATTGGCTTTTCAATTCAAAAGCAATCAGGTGCAAATACGGTTCAAGTCGTAAAACAAGTTAATGATAAGCTTGAGGAAATCCAGCCTTCCCTTCCAGAAAACATGGAAATTAAAACGGTGTTTGATCAAGCTAAATTTATTAATCAATCCATTCGTGCAGTTGTATGGAACATTATTATAGGAAGCCTCTTAGCTGCTGCAGTGCTTTATCTGTTTTTACGAAACATTCGCAGCACGTTGATTATTGGTCTCTCCATTCCAATCTCGATCGTAGGTGCATTTATTTTAATGTACTTTTCCGGACAAACCATTAACCTTCTTACATTGGGAGGACTGGCGCTCGGCGTTGGAATGATGGTCGATAACTCGATCGTGATTCTCGAGAATATCTATCGATTAAGACAAGAAGGAAAATCACTGAAAGAAGCAGCTGTAGAAGGAACAAAAGAAGTAGGTAGCGCCATTATTGCGTCAACACTCACAACCGTCGTTGTGTTCTTGCCAATCGTTTTCGTTACTGGACTTGCTGCTCAGCTCTTTAAACCACTCGCGCTTGCTGTAACATTTTCTTTATTGGCATCGCTGTTTACAGCTCTGATTATTGTACCTTTGCTTTCTTCACTATTAATGAATCGAAACGAATCAAAATCCATTTTCCAACTAAAATTCGATCGTGTGAACAATTGGTACAGACGGGTATTAGATAAAACCTTATCTCATCCTAAAAAGACGGTCGGTTTTACCGTCTTGCTATTAGCCATTTCTGCAGCAGGAACCCCTTTTATTGGCACGGAGTTTCTGCCTGCCCAGGATCAAAGCTTCGTAAACATATCAGCTAATTTGCCTGCAGGAAGTTCTTTAGACGCAACCGAGAACGTCACTGAGGAAATTGATAACGTGTTAAATTCGATTCCTGAAGTTGACCTTTCTTATTTAACAGCAGGTGGTTCTGACAACTTTAGCATTGGTGCAGGAAGCCAGACGAACCGAGCTACTTATAGCGTGCTGCTCGTACCTATTGATGAGCGTGACCAGTCCGATTTAGAAGTAGCAGAGGATATACGAAAGAAACTTAAAGATATTCCAAATGCCGATATATCTGTATCTGCAAGTGACTCTGGATTTAGTGCTGATCCAATTTCGATTAATATTATTGGACCAGACCTTGATGTCCTTAAAGAGCTATCAGATGATGTAATGAAAAGCATTTCAGAGGTTGATGGTGTAAGAGAACCAACTTCAAGTATTGAATCAAACAATCCTGAAGTTCAAATTCTAATTGATCGCGAGAAAGCGGCCAGTTATGGAATCGGAAGTTCTCAAATTTCAACAGCTATTTCAAATGCAACGAAGGGACTTGTTGCGAGTAATCTTGCTCGAGACGGGAACCAACTGGACATTCGCCTTGCAGTCGAAGATAAATATACAGAGTCACTAGATTCACTCTCGAGTCTGCTTATCGAAACACAAACTGGCGAAAAAGTCCCTCTTTCCGCTGTAGCTGAAATCGAGCGAGGTTTAGGTCCTTCGGAAATTACACGTACTGATCGACTAAGACAAGTTGAAATTACAGCCAGTTTGTTAGGTAGAGACCTTGGAACTGTAACCGACGAAATTCGCGAGAAGCTTGTTAAAGACGTTCCGCTACCAGGAAATTCTTATAAAATCACCTTTGGTGGTCAAGATGAACAAATGAATGATGCTTTCTTTAAATTATCTGGAGCACTCGCTCTTGCTATTGTTCTAGTTTATATGGTGATGGCAGGACAATTTGAATCATTTCTCTATCCCTTTATCATCATGTTCTCTGTCCCATTAACTGCCATCGGTATTATTTTTGGGCTGCTCATCTCCTTCCAACCACTCGGAGTAGGTTCGCTCGTCGGAATGCTTATCTTAACTGGGATCGTCGTAAATAACGCGATTGTCCTCGTTGATTATATTAATAAGCTACGTGAGACAGGAATGAACACGCGGGAAGCTATTTTAGAAGCTGGACCTATTCGTTTAAGACCAATCCTCATGACGGCCTTAACAACGATCCTTGGTCTTGTACCACTATCGCTTGGATTTGGAGAAGGAACCGAAATTCAACAGCCTATGGCGATTGTCATTGTATTTGGCCTAAGCGTAGCCACTTTTATTACGCTCGTCTTTATTCCAGTAGTGTATTACCTAATTGACCTTCGTCGCCAAAAGCGGCTAGAGAAGAAAATTGAAATGGATCAATAG
- a CDS encoding competence protein CoiA family protein, producing the protein MLTAQTMNGNLLNLADRQYRLDELIQLRRSTSYFCPGCRQPVVMKLGEKRTWHFAHQGTHTCETQWERESNEHLTGKLQLYEWLKKDYPNVEVEYFLTKTNQRPDLFLPHSQTAIEYQCSSIDDKLLTKRTLSYESANIQVQWILSAKRLKRSYQSIYTMSSMDWSAASHHHRLPTIYYYCPVERKFATVLLHHSLTPTKFICSPLYTSALMTSYKPLFTKLPDWKEQLHSYSIWLKQKKIWRQNSHGERSYAFFYLRKRLYASGHSIRFFPSEAGIPSDDNYWIETPAYLWQTWILICYLPTIHSHSGFTFQSLFHAFGQVIQSGLIRSRYCPAHIDGVRAALQGYVKQLVRLKVLKEWDNERYEKLYQPTIHNHVEQCFHFDKLMHTKLI; encoded by the coding sequence ATGTTAACAGCCCAAACGATGAATGGAAATTTGCTTAATCTTGCAGATCGGCAATATCGTCTAGATGAACTTATCCAATTAAGGCGTTCCACTTCCTATTTTTGTCCAGGATGTCGACAGCCTGTCGTCATGAAACTAGGTGAGAAGAGGACCTGGCATTTTGCTCATCAAGGAACTCACACGTGTGAAACCCAGTGGGAACGTGAGTCAAATGAGCATCTAACTGGAAAGCTTCAGCTCTATGAATGGTTGAAAAAAGATTATCCTAATGTGGAAGTGGAGTATTTCTTAACCAAAACAAATCAGCGCCCCGATCTATTTCTCCCTCATTCGCAAACGGCAATTGAATATCAATGCTCTTCTATTGATGACAAACTTCTTACAAAACGAACGCTTTCTTATGAATCAGCAAACATTCAAGTCCAATGGATATTAAGTGCAAAGCGCCTGAAAAGATCGTACCAATCCATTTATACGATGTCTTCAATGGATTGGTCAGCAGCTTCCCACCATCATCGTTTACCAACCATTTATTATTATTGCCCCGTAGAACGAAAATTCGCGACTGTCCTTCTTCATCATAGCTTAACTCCTACCAAGTTTATTTGTTCCCCATTGTATACTTCTGCATTAATGACTTCATACAAACCCCTTTTCACAAAACTTCCTGATTGGAAAGAACAGCTACATTCCTATTCCATTTGGCTCAAGCAAAAGAAGATTTGGCGCCAAAACTCCCATGGTGAAAGGTCATATGCCTTTTTTTATTTGCGTAAACGTTTATATGCTAGCGGTCATTCAATCCGTTTTTTTCCTTCAGAAGCCGGCATTCCCTCTGACGATAATTACTGGATTGAAACGCCCGCTTATTTGTGGCAGACGTGGATCCTCATTTGCTACCTTCCTACGATACATTCCCACAGTGGTTTTACATTTCAGTCATTGTTTCATGCATTTGGACAAGTCATTCAATCTGGCTTGATTCGATCGAGATATTGTCCAGCTCATATTGATGGTGTTCGTGCGGCTCTTCAAGGTTATGTAAAGCAATTAGTTCGGTTAAAAGTGTTAAAAGAATGGGATAATGAACGATATGAAAAGCTTTATCAACCGACGATTCATAATCATGTAGAACAGTGCTTCCATTTTGACAAATTGATGCATACGAAGCTTATTTAG